The following DNA comes from Erigeron canadensis isolate Cc75 chromosome 3, C_canadensis_v1, whole genome shotgun sequence.
CAAGCTATCTTTCATTGGATCTGGAAAGAGCTAATGAGTACGTAATTTATAACTCTGGTTAACTTTGGCTGTCCTATTTCACTGTTTGTTAGATCCTCATAGCAAGTTCAACAAGTGGCACCTGTTCAGACCTTTATATACTCGTTTTTATCTTTGATATAATTGAACTTGGCATTGTTTGAATTAGGTTCTAAGCTAAAAGAACCTgttttacaaaaaaaagaaaaacaagatccACTTTTACTTATTTGTCTAACTGTCAATTCTACGTATTATCTAGTTTGACTTTGGATTCTTTTCTTATGGAATTACTAGAAAAGAGAAGGACAGTAGgttattatttgaaaattttacaaTTTCTGATGATGTCCCGGCTTGACAATTTCAAGGAGTCTTCTAATAAATAGTACGAGTAATTATCAATAACTAATGTATTCAACGGGCAAGTTtcctattttagttttttagttaGTATTACTCATTTAAAATTTGTTCAAATAACGATCAATGAGTGGGTAATAGTTAtgattaaaacatatttttataattcattcaTTGAATATGCCTTTCTCCACATATATTCTAAAAGTGAGTTGTGTTCTGACTTCTGGTGGAGTGCTGGAGTGAAATATCTGGTGGTTCAGACCCAATATAGTGCTTATCACCAAGATAGCTGTCCAATGGTCATCTTGTGTGTAATTTGCAAAACGGCAACCATGTCATTGTTCAGAAGTATCATGATTTGAAATTTCACCATTAGGCAACGTTTGAGAAGTAAAAGTTATAAGTTTCATTTGCTTAATTTTGCATGCTCTATATTCTTATATAATAAATTCCTGTCGCTTATCATCTTTAttgtaattttaatattttcttctTTCAACTTGGTTCCTATTAATTCTAGTCTTGGATGATATTCTTCTAGTCCAATATATATGCAAGGGTAGTCCTTCTTTGTATGTGTTTTAAAGTGTAGGATGTAGCTATTGATCTTACGATTATGTAGAATTTTCCGCCTCAGGCTAAGAAAATCTCTAAGGAGTATGATCACACACAAAAAATGTAATTTCATAGGTTATGATGCAAATTAAATGTGGAATAATATTTTCAGGTATGAAGCAGTTTTAATGCAGGAGATGCTAAATCTCATCATACAGATAGTTAAAGAAAGGCGATTCTGTGGGTTAACTACAGCTCAATGTCTACAACGTGAGTTAATTTATAAGCTATCCACTGGAAATGCTACTCATAGCCAATTGGTTAAATCCCTTCCTCGTGACCTTTCCAAAGTTAATGAATTTCAACAAATTCTGGACACTGTAGCCGAATACATGTCTCCATCTGGAATCAAACAGGTAatggtttataaaaggtttgtCTTCATAATGTCTAATTAAATTCATTTCATGTACTTATTACAGCAAATAATGTGTTGTAGGGAATGTATAAATTGCGTTTAGAATACTGGAAAGAATTAGATTTGTATCATCCTCGTTGGAACTCACGGGACTTGCAAGTTGCAGAAGAAAGATACCTGAGGTTTTGTAATGTTTCTGCATTGACCAATCAGCTACCAAAATGGACGCATAGTTACCCTCCTCTTAATGGGATAGCAAAAGTAGCAATTTGTAAAACAGTTCTGCAGATTACCCGAGCTGTTcttttttatgcactttttaCTGACAAGTTGATGGCATCACGTGCTCCTGATGGTGTCCTTATAACATCATTACACTTGCTATCACTAGCCTTAGACATTTCTCAAGTGCAGATCCAGTGTGGTGATCTAGCTAGCTCGATTCCTCTTCTAGCTTTTGCTAGTGAGGAAATATCTACAGGATTAAATGATGGATATGACAATCAAAGCTTATTGTCTCTTCTTGTGTCATTAATGAGGataaataaaagagagaatCTGTACAATTCTATGGAGAATGGTGGGTTCGACCTTTCTTCTTTGATCAAGAATCTTCTTCAGAAGTTTGCTGAGCTGGACTCTGGATGCCTTACAAAACTACAGATACTAGCTCCTGAAGTTGTTAACCAGCTATCTCATTCGAGTGATGCTAATAGCAGTGCTTCTATTTCTGATAGTGATAAACGGAAGGCAAAAGCACGTGAGAGACAAGCTGCAATAATGGTTAGATTCCATTCAATTACAGTGttccatatattttatacatgctaccaataaaattttgatttcaaCTATGTTACATTCAGGAAAAAATGAAGGCACAGCAGTCAAAGTTCATGGAGACCATAAACTTAGCAGGAGAAAGTGGGTTAAATTATTCAAATGACACTGAAGAATGTATTTCTGATGTTGCAAATGAATCAGATGGACCTGACCGAGTAATATGCTCTCTTTGTCATGATGCCAGTTCCAAGTCCCCCGTTTCTTTTTTAATTCTTCTCCAGGTTAGTGATCAAGTTATATCttctttttataacaaaaatgtgATTTCCATTTAGTCATTGACGGTTGAGGATAATACTTCCATTACCTGAATTCATGATACCAGAAATCGAGGGTTGCGGGTTTACTTGATAAAGGTCCCCCGTCATGGGAAAAACAAGTTAACAGATCTGGGAAGGACAAGGAGCAAGTCGCTCCTAGTGATGACATGTTGAGTATTCAATCTTCAAGCAGTTCGGAAACTATATCATCGCCCCAGTTAATGGATTTGGTTCAAAATGCAATTAATGAATTTGCTTCCACTGGCCAGCCAAGAGAGGTTGATGCATTTCTGGAATTTATAAAAGTTCGTTTTCCATCTCtgaaaaatatacattttcCTCAAACATCACATGATAGCAGTCAACCAAGCATATCGTTGGGTGAGGCATTTGAAGAAAATATGTACACTCAGATTCTGAATGTTATGGAAATTGACTCGGTGCAGTCAGATGTGTTGATAAAGGCTAAGGATATACCAGCTTCCGAGTTTAGTTCAAGCAGTACTTCAAATGAATCTCTGTTGCTCGGGAAGTACATCGCTTCTTTATCCGATGAAATATTGAATAATCCATCACCCTCAGAAACTGCCGGGTCCCGCAGTAAGGCACAACCTAGTTCAGTAACTTCACATCTTCCATCTGATGGTTTTGGACCTTCAGATTGCAATGGGATTTATGTTTCTTCATGTGGGCATGCTGTGCATCAGGGTTGCCTTGATCGATATCTAAGATCACTGAAGGAAAGGTAAATTTCTTCAAAATGTCTGTCTTATTTTTTCTGAATCATGCCAttgtaaaatttaatatttcTCTGGCCATGCTTTTTGTAGGTATACAAGAAGACTTGATTTTGAAGGTGGTCATATTGTGGATCCAGATCAGGTGCATGTAGTTAAAAActactttttcatttttgattctAATAATTTCTTACTAACATATATCCTTGATGTTCAGGGGGAGTTTTTATGTCCTGTTTGTCGGGGACTTGCAAATTCCGTCTTACCTGATTTGCCTAAAGAAAGACCGAAGGACAATGGGCCATTAAAAAGTCTAAGCCTTTCCCCCACAGATGCTTATGATGTTTCTCTCCTTAGACAATCCCTATCTCTTCTGCAAGCTGCAGCTGATGTTTCTAGAAGAAATGAGTTTCTCAAATTATTTCCAGTGTCTCGCAAAGGAGGACTAGGCACAAATATTGAATCTGCGGTTCGTCTACTACGTGAAATGTATTTCCCAGGAAACGATAAAATCTCAGGATCGAACCGGTTAAGTGACTCAGTGATCATGTGGGATACACTCAAATATTCTCTTGTATCTACAGAAATTGCAGCTCGATCCGAAAGGACTTCTTCAGCTACCAATATTAGCACAAGTGCCTTGTATGAGGAATTAAGATCCTCCAGTGGTTTTATTTTGTCCTTATTGCTTAAAATTGTGCACAATATGCGTGTCCAAAGTTCACTTGATGTTCTCTTAAGATTAAGGGGTATTCAACTATTTGCAAGGTCTATATGCTGTGCTGATACTATTAATGAATCACCCAGTTACGGCCACAGAGGTGGAGGTATAATTTTAGTGATTATACAGATCTTAGTGAACTACCTTAAGATTTTACGATTTTGCAAAATTAATCatgtcgttttttttttcattttcagaaAATATGATGTGCATGTTGGAAAATGCTGATAATGGCATACAATTTCCCGATGTTCAATTTTGGTCAATGGCATCCAATCCTGTTCTTGCATCTGATGCTTTTACAACTTTAATGTGGATCCTCTTCTGTCTTCCGGTGCCATTAATGTCATCTGAGAAATCGTTCTTACCTCTTGTCCATATGTGCTATGTTGTCTCCATAACTCAGGTGTCTTTTCTGCTCTAATCTATTATTACTTCTTTTGATCCAAGTCCCCTATAGCCTGCTAATATTTTGAATCTTTATTGTTTCTGTTTTGTAGGCTGTAATAACCTATTGTGGTAGGAATGACGGTACTGTGAATGATATTGCTTGCCATGATTCTCTTGTCACtgacatattaaaatttatggGTGAACATAGATTCTTAAGTCAATATTTTGTTTCGAGTTATGTTGATACTTCTAGTGATATAAAGGAGATAGTTCGAAGCTTGACCTTTCCTTTTCTGAGAAGATGTGCACTCCTTTGGAAATTAATGAACTCGTCAAGTTTAGTACCATTTAGTGGGGCGCACACGATGGACTTTGCTTATGCCTCTGCAGAAGAGTCTGTTGAATATGAAGATTTGAAGAAGCTGTTTAAGATTCCACCATTAGACAACATAGTTGCTGATGACATGTCACGTTCTTTGGTGTTTAAATGGTTACATCACTTAGCTGCAAAATATGAAGTTCGTGCTCCTTCAGGGGTTTTGTACTCAACTCCTGTAGTCCCTTTCAAGTTGATGGTTTTGCCTTACCTCTATCAAGATCTCTTGCAAAGGTGGTTACTGTTATTACCAAAAGTTGGTTTTGCTTCTACTTGAGTTTGGTCTTCATTGGTTTTGATGGTGCCTCTGTCTTCAGGTACATAAAACAGAAATGTGTCGACTGTGGAGCTGTTCAGGATGAACCTGCATTATGCTTGTTGTGTGGTAAATTATGCTCACCAAGCTGGAAGACATGCTGCAGGTTTGTGTTAAGGTTGATTAAGatcattatgttatttttatttatattaatataagtatAACATGAATCATTGCTTATCAGGAATAACAAGTGCCAAACTCATGCAATGTCTTGTGGTGCTGGTACTGGCATCTTTCTATTAATTAGGGTAAGTCTCACCAAGTGGATAACATCTTTCATGGCAAGCTTAAAGTGGGTTCAGCGAATAGTTCTCGTTTAAGCATTATTTTCTGATACCATATATTGAAACTTGTGATTGTAGAAAACTACAATATTACTTCAAAGATCTGCACGTCAGGCACGTTGGCCGTCTCCTTACCTCGATGCATTTGGTGAAGAGGTAAGACAAAGTTACGTTCTATACGTTTTTAGAAGTTTATAGTACATcatcttaaaaagaaaatttatttacAGAGTATGTGTAAATTTGGCGAATGAGTGTGTTTGCATGCATATACATATCAACACATATACATATGCTGTATCACATAGTTTTAGTTGGGTGCCGTTTAAGTTTCTTTATTGACAAATCTATTTCTGTTTTATCTACTTTTGCAGGACATTGAAATGAACAGGGGAAAGCCATTATATTTGAATGAGGAACGCTATGCATCCCTAAGCTACATGGTATCACGAGTTTACACTCCTATTTGAAATGACATAAACTAAACCTGTTTAGTCTTCTTGAAACTGGTTTGGGAATTAGAAGGTCCAAGGGCCATCTATGACTTCTTTAAGCAGAAATTATTAATTGGTCCAAAGCTCATAAGTAGTTTTATTCTCCGAGTCAGTGAGACAGTTGAATATAGGAATAAGTTGTGATACCTAACATATAAGGTTAACCAAAAAACTTGATAACTAATGAAACCTGACTGACAAGTTTATGTATATTAACCATAATACAATTTCTTAGATACTCTTTGTGGATTATTggttttttaatattgatactGCTGTTTGTAGGTTGCTTCTCATGGACTCGATCGGAGTTCGAAAGTGCTGCATCAAACATCAATAGGTGCTTTTCTAATGCTGTAGATTGGATTCATAGTAGATGATCTCTACTGGAGGTCTGTTCTTAATCCCTTGTTTctcctttttatatttttctgcTTATTTTCGAGTTTATATATGCTAAAAGCATTTAAACTCGAAATAGGTAATATTATTGCTTATATCCTTGTTAATCACCAAAACATATATTAAGAGGATCAAGGAATTGTTGTGGTCCTTAGTTAGCATCATGTCCTTCTAGCTTTTCTTTGGAAAAAACACATTAGTTCTACTAACTTTGTGTTTTTTGTTAGTATTATTGTCTAAGATGACCAAAACGGGAACGGTACTTAAGCTGTAGGTTTTTTTGAGTTTAAATAATCTATACGAAGCAGCCTTTTAAGGATCTCAAGAAAGATATGTACAAGTGAATATAGTAGACTTTATCAATTGCAAATGTTCCTAGATTGTTTGCTTTCTTATTTAGGccagtaatttttttttattataccaTGACTATTCCTATTAATatcttgtatgtatatgtgtttgatTTAAGCTAATGAATATGCCGGTAAATTGTGTTCTGAAACTTGATAGAAAAGATGGAGATGCTACGAACTTCTCTGGACATACCGAGTATTACTTCTCTTAGGCTTTATCTGTTGAAATTGTGTCATTTTCATTATCTACTGATCTATTATGACTAGCTATATTGGAAACACAAAATTTATGGTAAATTAAAAGTCAATCCTGCCAATTATGCTATATCTGAGTTTGTTGTCTCATTTGATGGGGAtcattttgaatatttgatttgtTGTCTTGTTGCTGATcgctttttttctttctatcatTCTGGGTCAGGGGGAGTGCGGAATTGGCGGGGAAAGATGGATTTTTCATCATGTGCAAGtctattgtttttggtgtattcCTTCCTCCAGTCTCTTCATCATTTTGTACAGTTATTGTAAATAACTATGCAATACTTGAGCCTTAAATGTTTTGAGTTGAAATTAAAACAGATATTAACTTCTGGTCTTGCAAGTTTTTAGCAATCTCCCATATGTCTCTATATTTTGTAGTTTTGGTTTACCAATTTTGGTATTCTATTGagtataatttatttagttagAATTGTGTATTTTCATTGTTAATGATATATTGAAATTGATAACTATGTGGATTTGCGTGTAATTCATTGATAACACTAAACCTGTTCAGATCATGCAAAGCAAATTAAGTTCACCAGTAGCTGGAATATGTCTTGTTGGTAAAGGTAAACGGGTAAATGTGAGGTCCTCTCTTTTAAGGAGGGGAGGGCGGGTCTTTGACTTAGATGGTGTATCCCAAGGTCGTTTCCATGACTATTAACATAAAAGCAATAGTTAACGCATTTGGTaacgtaaataaataaatggagAAGTACAATGAACGGTTGTCAATTGATAATGCGACTTCTTATAATCCAATTACATAAGGTATAATAGTACCGACGTTCAAATGTCCCCGTGATAAAACCCCAAGAAGCCGGAACAAGTACAAGGTGTCTAATGCCACGGTAAAGTAGTATTTAATGACAATCAAGCTAACTTTTATGAGAAGTATACGTATGAATAATCTTCAATTCGAAAAGGATAAGGTAAACAAgttaaaaacataaatgaaGAAAATATTTGCAATGAGACTGTTAATGGAGGGTTACCACAACCATCTATAACATATCTCACCACAGTAAACACACAATCAGAATATACTTTTTGCTGCATAGTTTTATATAGAAAGCTTTAATTTTAATAGAGCAATTTAAGCTAAGGCCATAACATTTAATAAGACTAAAGGCGGTCAGTGTATCTTGGCATTTAAAATGTTATCATTTgattattttcctttttctatatgataatGTTTGGCATATGATATGATGCCCACTAAAACGTTATAAATACTTGATAGCTGCTCTAAACTGTTGATATACGGGCTCGTTTAAGAATGGTGTCTCCAAATGAAAATCTCTTCAATCCTAGACGAATGAAGAAGCAATCGAGTGTTCTTGATTTGAATAAATTTGTAAGAACTTCGTTAATCGTTCTGTTTATATTCATTACGTTTTATGAGCAACTTCTGCTTAACTAAAGCATGAAATTGTTTTGTGTAATATATAGCCACCAACGATTTCATATGAGAAAGAACATCATACATTGAGTGGCAATGTAATTCCTAAAATCTCTACCACTTGTTCACCTGGATTAAAAGCAAGAGTTAACATGGTTGAGGTATGCACCTTAAATCTCTCATATAATCATATGTCTATACGTACACAatctataaataaacaaaattagcTGTATAATTGTTTGTATACGATTGATGTGTTTAAATTTGTGATCAATAAGGAAGCACTAGCAAACATTCCAATATCATTCAAAAGGCAGGAGACTTCAAAGAGTACACTTGTTATAGAGAAGGTAAGCTAGCATATGACAAAATTATTCGATTTCCAAAATGCTAGTAAAGTGACGTTTTTTGTCACTGAATACATATTAGGGGATATTGACATTAGTACAACATCAATCACAAGATGATCAAGAGCAAATTCAACCACAAGGAAAACATAAAAGAGGCCTAAGAACATCCTGGACTGTTCATTATGTTGATGGAAAGTTTGAGCTTCCAAGTGAATGTATAAAGTATATTCTTATAAGGGATAAGGTAACTTTTCTCATaccttctgttttttttttaaaacatttttatgaTATGCTCATGTGCATAtgtaaacaaattttataagttatttAGTTCTGTTCCTTTCATCTTTCTCAAGTcgtgtatttttttaatttgtgcaGTATCGCCAACGACTATCAAGGTTTGTTGGTAAGAGGGCCCCAAACAGGGAGACTCAAAGGTGTGATTTATCCGTGCATACTCGACTAGAGGGGTGGAGGGTCGAGACCAGAAAACGACCGGATAAAACTCATGACAAGgttatataatatactaaacTCTGATATATgcaaatgtatttttttttccttccagtTTAGCTATTTCTGTAAAATTGTACCTATAAGTACATAACCTGCGGTAATTAACTATTTGTATGCAGTTTTACCATCACGGATCATCCGGAAGGATGTTTCGATCATTGGTCGAGGTGGAGAAGTTCATCAAATACGAGATATACCCGCCTAAACCACAAAGGCTCAACAAAAAATGGTCCAAAGCTGCGATGAATTGAAATACGAGTAGTAACATTACTCTTTGAATCTTGTACGAGAAAAAAGGTTATAACGTCTCAAGACTTATTTTGCTGAAGTAGAAGTAACTTAATTGGATTTTCAAAGTTAAGTTTGTTAGCAAATATATGAATGCTTGATTTATGATTCACAATCTTATAATATACAGGAGTTCTTATATATGTAACATGTTTTGtttggaaaacttaaaaaagcATCCAATAAAAGTCAATACTTGCAACATAAACCAAGACACTTCAAATTACTTCAATAAGCACAAATTAAGCCTTGCCTATTAATATATGCAAAATAAAGCGATCGACTAGATATCAATCATTTTATAACTTAACACCCGAGTCAAATAGGACTATGCCTTACCAAACCAGTTCTTGAAAAGTGCAATCAAGTGTGCTCTAGGAGGTAAGATATCCTTGACAGTTTCACAATGGATGAAGTTGTCAGCCCATTCGGTTAGTTTTGGAAACATTTCTTTTGTCACAATCTTAATTCCAGTAGCTTCTTCAGCTGCTCCAAGCCAATAAGCCAAGAGATCAGCAGTAATATCAATCAGGTTGATATTGTCACCTCCGAAAAATTTCTTGCCTTTGAGCTCATTTTCTAGTATTCTTAGTTGCTCCCAAGCTTCCGCAATAGCTTGTTCATCTCCATTGCTTATAAAAACAGTGAATAACGCAGGTATAacctaaacaaaacaaataaacaataatgtaacTAGACTAGTTAGTGTACAATATATTATGGGTGGTGATATTCGTACCAAAAATATGTCACAATTGTACATTAAacacttgtacattatataatttgtactGCTTTATGATAAATTTATTCACTTTTGCGGTCAAATGTTATAGGCATATATAGGCAAGAGACCATGATTCATCATAAAATACGTCACGCATAAGAAATATTTAGAGACAACGATATAATTGATTACCTTATCGTCAATGAACTTGGCCCAAAATCGTGCAACAGCCTTCTCATAGGGATCTTGAGGCAAAATCGGGATGCCTTTCCAGAGGTCTTCAATGTACTCAATGATCACAAGAGACTCCGAAATTGGGTTTCCATTATGTACCAAGACGGGCACCTTCTTATGAACGGGATTGTACTTCAAAAGATCGGGACTCTTGTTGTTGATATCTTCTTCAACAATTACGTAgttgatatttttgatattCAAAGCAATTTTCACTCTACAAGCGAATACACTTAGTGGATCAGCATACAACTTCACTTCATCCGTTgtcattgtatatatataaatcgatttGATTACCTATGAGTTTTAGTCTCAATAAGACCACTAATTCTTACTGTTCATATAGTGTGATATGAATATACCACATTAATtcattgtgtatatatatatttgattcagTGAGATAATAACACACACCTTTTTATAATGTGAGGTTtagtgtacatatatatatttgattggcAGGCGTGATACTCGTGACGAGTGGGTTGGTGGAAACAGGGTGGTCATTTGGTCTTCaattcaactaattaaaaagtaaataactatCTCGTTGACGTCTTCTACAGGTTTTTGGTCTCAATACCATTTTTGACGATATATGAGGAGGTTGATGTGTAGACAGTCTTActcctaccaaaggtagagaggctgcttccaggtctACCAAAAGTAGGAAAAGGACCTCTAGCGCACCTTGCTGGGCATggggatcgaacccatgacttcTATTTCCAGACGCAAGGGCtccaaccactcatttttttccctcttttttccataaataactttgttcatctaattcatttaaaatcttttatttcaaaaaccgtacatcgataaattataaaaattatatgggtgttcttaaaatttcatgttctatATTAGAGAGgccattcgatatattttcaacgaatttttaaatccggggACGGAGAACGTCAGGTAGATCACTTCAtcatcacctccatcaccgtCACAATGCACATGTACCTTTCTcttgttataaaattattttcaagTGGACTTCACATCTTGTCCCTCTCACATACATCAATTATttctctatttttatttttatttttatcattggCCGGTCAATGAGACGATATTTATCATTTGATGTAGATTTTGTTTCTTTGGAAAATTACGAGTTCGAAAGtaaaaagaagaaacatatcAGTTATTTATCAGTTTTACTTGTTCCTTTTAATACTTGTATGAAATTAAAAGGCTAGTCATTTTCTTATATCGCTACAACTTTTACGTCGTTAAACacaatctatatatctatatgattTGCATGGATCTATTTAGCGGAAAGTCTGGAAGTTTTAGTGTGGTGACTGAACCATCTACGGAATTTGTAACTGTAAAAAGCACATGttgattaaaagtttttattgattttgattgTAGTAATGTAcgtttatgtttattttgtgCAAAAAACTTTGAGGTTTCGTAATTATATATTCcttgttttttttagaacaacaatTATATATTCGTTTTAGTTTATGTATGAAGAAACTAGCCAATACAATGGTTGTAACTTTTCTTATTCCTTTTCGATTGATTACGTAGACAACCAAATAAATTGTAGCCTTTTGTTTGCTGATTGGTTTTTACGATTTTTTTCCCCCCCATTAATAATAAGATTTCGCTCCGCCTAATTGTGGTTAATTTGACGGTTTCAAGATTTCGACATTGAGGGTCCGCATGCGCACATTATTAGAGATCACCA
Coding sequences within:
- the LOC122590674 gene encoding E3 ubiquitin-protein ligase PRT6 isoform X2, whose protein sequence is MEIDSASPPPPPSESNTPFFSPQDRVLRRLALIKVPEKNLEQLQCGLIAYVKEYDFRLQEIVNAVLPTDTEMESAMEAHANPIIEDILHESMCWLQWLMFECDPKDMLQRLALMNVGQRGVCGSVWGHNDIAYRCRTCEHDPTCAICVPCFQNGNHKDHDYSIIYTGGGCCDCGDVTAWNRSGFCSKHKGAEQIQPLQEDVAKSLGPVLDCLLGRWKNKLSCAESNHQNGPSSDDTAAEPIKVADVLTSAVVDMLMEFCKCSESLLSFVSGRLCSMDSLLDFLVRSEKFLSVDTVRKLQEFLLKLLSDPFFKYEFAKAFLKYYPMVINEAVEQCKDAVFRKYPLLPTFSVQILTVPTLTPRLVKEMDLLAMLFECLSNIFSSCSQEDHRLQVSKWGNLYETTHRVVEDIRFVMSHSTIPKYITCDRRDISRTWMKLLAFVQGMSPQKREINTHIEEENDNMHLPFVLGHSIANIHALLVAGAFSTEDEAASTINKQDIDEQDGVRHSKVGRLSQESSVSSATVKGSSLDCEMKMVDGDTDSVAVLSSISWLMFECLREIESWLKVDNPLGGVPTLLNLRRNHFSGFGDHLMEGGESTNTLEVLSLADWPEIRYDVSTQDISVHIPLHRLLSLVLQRALKRCYGESTLPGLIVASADSSTQYGDFFGHVLGGCHPYGFSAFVMEHPLRIRVFCSEVHAGMWRKNGDAAILSYEWYRSVRWSEQGLELDLFLLQCCAALAPADLYIVRILERFGLSSYLSLDLERANEYEAVLMQEMLNLIIQIVKERRFCGLTTAQCLQRELIYKLSTGNATHSQLVKSLPRDLSKVNEFQQILDTVAEYMSPSGIKQGMYKLRLEYWKELDLYHPRWNSRDLQVAEERYLRFCNVSALTNQLPKWTHSYPPLNGIAKVAICKTVLQITRAVLFYALFTDKLMASRAPDGVLITSLHLLSLALDISQVQIQCGDLASSIPLLAFASEEISTGLNDGYDNQSLLSLLVSLMRINKRENLYNSMENGGFDLSSLIKNLLQKFAELDSGCLTKLQILAPEVVNQLSHSSDANSSASISDSDKRKAKARERQAAIMEKMKAQQSKFMETINLAGESGLNYSNDTEECISDVANESDGPDRVICSLCHDASSKSPVSFLILLQKSRVAGLLDKGPPSWEKQVNRSGKDKEQVAPSDDMLSIQSSSSSETISSPQLMDLVQNAINEFASTGQPREVDAFLEFIKVRFPSLKNIHFPQTSHDSSQPSISLGEAFEENMYTQILNVMEIDSVQSDVLIKAKDIPASEFSSSSTSNESLLLGKYIASLSDEILNNPSPSETAGSRSKAQPSSVTSHLPSDGFGPSDCNGIYVSSCGHAVHQGCLDRYLRSLKERYTRRLDFEGGHIVDPDQGEFLCPVCRGLANSVLPDLPKERPKDNGPLKSLSLSPTDAYDVSLLRQSLSLLQAAADVSRRNEFLKLFPVSRKGGLGTNIESAVRLLREMYFPGNDKISGSNRLSDSVIMWDTLKYSLVSTEIAARSERTSSATNISTSALYEELRSSSGFILSLLLKIVHNMRVQSSLDVLLRLRGIQLFARSICCADTINESPSYGHRGGENMMCMLENADNGIQFPDVQFWSMASNPVLASDAFTTLMWILFCLPVPLMSSEKSFLPLVHMCYVVSITQAVITYCGRNDGTVNDIACHDSLVTDILKFMGEHRFLSQYFVSSYVDTSSDIKEIVRSLTFPFLRRCALLWKLMNSSSLVPFSGAHTMDFAYASAEESVEYEDLKKLFKIPPLDNIVADDMSRSLVFKWLHHLAAKYEVRAPSGVLYSTPVVPFKLMVLPYLYQDLLQRYIKQKCVDCGAVQDEPALCLLCGKLCSPSWKTCCRNNKCQTHAMSCGAGTGIFLLIRKTTILLQRSARQARWPSPYLDAFGEEDIEMNRGKPLYLNEERYASLSYMVASHGLDRSSKVLHQTSIGAFLML